The Achromobacter deleyi region GAAGTCCCAGGTGCTGTTCGAAGAACAGTTCAGCGCCAATGTGCCTTACAAGCACGACCGGCAGGGGCCCGGAAACAACGGACAGGGCGCGGGCGTGAACACGTTTTCCACCCGGATCGACTTCAGCCCGGGCGAGGCGCGGCAGACTGGCAGCAGCCTGGACATGGCGTTGGACGGGGCCGGGTACTTCATGCTGCGCGGGGACGATTCGGAGCTGCGGTATACGCGCGCGGGCCAGTTCGAGTTCGGCGACGACGGCGTCTTGCGCAACAAGAGCGACGGCTCGGTGGTGCTGGGAACGGATCGCGACGGGAAAGGCGCGTTGGGAGAGATCTCGCTAGCGGGTCTCATGACCTCGCCCGCGACCCCGACCTCGTCGATACAGTTCTCCGGCTATCTGTCGTCGACCGGCATGGATCACGAACTGACGGCGGTCAAGATTTATGACCGCACAGGTGCCGAGCATCTCCTGAAGGTGAGGTTCGTCAACCAGGGCGCAACCCAGCCAGGCACCTGGAAGGTGTCGATCGACGACGGTCCGACCCATCTGGGCGAAGGCACGCTGGTATTCAAGGATGGCAGGATTGATCCCGCCTCCTCCAGGATTACCGTGAACTATCTATTGCCGTCGCAAGGAGCCCAGGCTATCACGCTGGATTTCAGCGATGGGGTGACGTCCTTCGCGTCCGGTACGACCTCCACCTTGACCGTTCTGAAGCAGGATGGTTACACGGCTGGCAGCGCCACGGGCGTTGCATTCGACGCGTCGGGCGTGCTGTCCATCAGCTACTCGAACGGTCAGTCGGTCCAGGGCCGGCGGATCGCGTTGGCGCGCTTCTCCTCCGATGACCTGTTATCGCCGGTGGGAGGGAGCCAGTTCGTGCTGACAAACTCGGGCGCCCGCATCTTGGGCAATCCTCGAGGGGACGGATTTGGCCGGCTGGAAAGCGGCAGGGTGGAAGGGTCGAACGTGGACCTGTCCCAGGAATTCAGCGATCTGGTCGTCATGCAGCGTGGATATCAAGCGGCATCCCAGACGATCTCCACCGCGAACGATCTGATCCAGTCGCTGTTCGATATGAAGGGCAGACGGTGATGACGGTGTGGACGATCGCCTGGTGGACCCAGGCGGAAATGGAGCGGGCGGCGGACTCCGTCAGGGGAGCGCTGCTGGATTGGTGCGGGCAATGGGGCGTGGACCCTGGCGCGCTTCGGGCCGAGCCCGCGTCCTGGCCCGCGCCGGCCGCTGCGGCCGGCTGGCAATGCGTGACCGGCAGCGGCGACAGAAACGGGGCCTGGATGACCCATCCCGATATGGCGGCTCGCGGGCTGGCGGCCGCGGTGTGCGATGAAGAACGTGAGGCCGCCACGGCGATGCGCCAGGGCGGGCCCTTGTCGCTGTCGGTGGCGCGTCAGGCGGCGCGCGCAATGCTGGCTTCGCTACGCGCGGATTTTGACTGGTCCGAGGTGGACCACGACCAGCCCTGCGCCTTGCCGGCGGGGCTGGAGCGCGGCGGCTTGAGCCTGTCGGTATGGGTCGGCGACGCGCAATTGGGGGTGGTGTTGAGCGCCGGCGTAGCCCGTGCGGTGACGGGCCGCGTCAAGGAGAGCCCGTCATTGCCATTGGCGGCCCTACAGGATGTGCTGGGACGGCGCGGAATCCTGCTCGACGTCGCGTTGCGCCCGGTCCGGCTTGAGATCGGCAGCCTGTGTTCGCTGGCGATCGGCGATGTCATTGCGCTGGACCACAAGCTGGACGAACCCGCGACCCTGTACGCGGAGGATGCATCGCCGGTGGCGCGGGCGCACTTATCCCGGGTCGGGCCGCAAAAGGCGATCCGATTGGAGCGTGCGGCAGCATAGGGCCGCCCACGATTCTTCATGGCTTTCACTAGGAGTACAGCGTTGACGACTCATCAAGGCGACCTTGCAGGCGCAATGGCTCAGCCCATCGATTTCCCGGAAGGCGTGGACGCCTCGGCCGAACAGACCCCCTTGGCCATTCAAAATCTCAATCCGATACACAGCGTCAAGGCGACCTTGTCCGTGCGCGTCGGGGAGGTCGAACTGACCGTCGGTGACCTGATCAACGCCAAGTCGGCTCAAGTCTTTGCCCTGAACCGCAGGGTGGATCAGCCCGTGGACCTGCTGCTCGAAGGCAGCGTGGTGGCGCGTGGCGAGCTGGTGGCGGTCGGCGATCATTTCGGCGTTCGAGTGATTGAACTGCCCTTGGATCTGCGTTCGCTGGCATGAGTTCGGGTACACCGCTTGAATGGGCGCGCGAAGACGCTTTGACCACCGGCCTGCAATCCTGGTCGTGGGCGCTGGCCATTGTGCTGGCGCTGTTGGCTTGCGCCGCGGTGCTGTGGTCGCGCAAGCGCGGCGGCTTGCCGAGGTGGACCAAGCCAGCCAGCACGCCGGTGCGCCGGCTGGGTGGAACGCGCCTGAATCAGAAAGTGACGCTGGAGGTGGTGGAGTTCGGCGGTCAGCGCATTCTGCTGTCGGTCAGCGAAACGGGCGCTTGCGAGATCGCGCGCGACCCGGTGTCCCACGACGCTGGCAGGAGCGCACCATGAGACCAGCCGTGCGCGCTTTGACGACGTTGGCGGGGGTAGCGCTTTC contains the following coding sequences:
- a CDS encoding flagellar hook protein FlgE, with translation MLDSIWLSLAGMNGFSKGLRTISNNVANMNTPGFKKSQVLFEEQFSANVPYKHDRQGPGNNGQGAGVNTFSTRIDFSPGEARQTGSSLDMALDGAGYFMLRGDDSELRYTRAGQFEFGDDGVLRNKSDGSVVLGTDRDGKGALGEISLAGLMTSPATPTSSIQFSGYLSSTGMDHELTAVKIYDRTGAEHLLKVRFVNQGATQPGTWKVSIDDGPTHLGEGTLVFKDGRIDPASSRITVNYLLPSQGAQAITLDFSDGVTSFASGTTSTLTVLKQDGYTAGSATGVAFDASGVLSISYSNGQSVQGRRIALARFSSDDLLSPVGGSQFVLTNSGARILGNPRGDGFGRLESGRVEGSNVDLSQEFSDLVVMQRGYQAASQTISTANDLIQSLFDMKGRR
- a CDS encoding FliM/FliN family flagellar motor C-terminal domain-containing protein, with product MTVWTIAWWTQAEMERAADSVRGALLDWCGQWGVDPGALRAEPASWPAPAAAAGWQCVTGSGDRNGAWMTHPDMAARGLAAAVCDEEREAATAMRQGGPLSLSVARQAARAMLASLRADFDWSEVDHDQPCALPAGLERGGLSLSVWVGDAQLGVVLSAGVARAVTGRVKESPSLPLAALQDVLGRRGILLDVALRPVRLEIGSLCSLAIGDVIALDHKLDEPATLYAEDASPVARAHLSRVGPQKAIRLERAAA
- a CDS encoding FliM/FliN family flagellar motor switch protein → MTTHQGDLAGAMAQPIDFPEGVDASAEQTPLAIQNLNPIHSVKATLSVRVGEVELTVGDLINAKSAQVFALNRRVDQPVDLLLEGSVVARGELVAVGDHFGVRVIELPLDLRSLA
- a CDS encoding flagellar biosynthetic protein FliO gives rise to the protein MSSGTPLEWAREDALTTGLQSWSWALAIVLALLACAAVLWSRKRGGLPRWTKPASTPVRRLGGTRLNQKVTLEVVEFGGQRILLSVSETGACEIARDPVSHDAGRSAP